The genomic interval TTCTACTTCTGGGTCCGTCTGGTAGACCGCACTGGTAACGTCGGTCCTTGGTATCCGGTCGGCGGCGCAGTGGTCAGTGGCCAGGCCAGTGCAGACGCAGGCCCTATCCTCGAACAGATTGCAAAACAGATCACCGAGACCGAGCTGGGTAAGGAACTGACCGAACGCATCGACCTGATCGACAAGAATGGACCCGGCTCGGTTAATGAACGCGTTGGTGAGGTCCGCAACGAGCTCAACGAGCAGATTGCCGAGGTCAATTCATCAATCCAGTCGGTCAATGACTCGTTGACGGCCGCGCGGGATGATTTGCAGCTGCAGATCAATGCGGTAGACCAGGATGTCGAAGCCGCCAAAGTCGCGCTCCAGCAACAGATCGCCGCGGTTGATCAGGAGGTTGATGCTGCCAAGGCAGACCTGCAGCAGCAGATCAACAGCGTGTCCGTGCTGGCCGGCTCGCTGCCGTACAACAAGGACAAGGCCTACAGCATTAACCAGGGCACACTGGGCGCCGACGGCAAGCTGTATCAGGCGTTGAAGGCGGTACCGAAGAACAACCCGCCGCCAAACGCGACGTACTGGACGGATGTTGGCCAGGCCATCGTCACGGCGGCCGGTACCGCCGCGCGTGTGTCCAAGGTCGAAACTGACGTGACCACGCTGGACGGCAAGACGACTGCCCAGGCCACGCAGCTCAATGGCCTGCAGACCAGCCTGACCACCATCAACCAGAACGTGACCACCGCGCAGCAGGCAGCTGAAGCGGCAAACACGCTGGCAGGTGGCAAGGGCAAGGTCATCATCCAGGCGGCGGCCCCGGCGGTTGCCGATCGGCTGGCCCAGAATCTCTGGATCGATACCACGGGCAACGCCAACACGCCGAAACGCTGGAGTGGCAGCGCCTGGGTGGCGGTCACGGACAAGGCTGCTACGGATGCGGCGGCGGCGGCCGCGAGCGCTTTGGCGCTGGCCCAGACCAAGGCTGACGCCACGGTGGTAAACAACCTGACCCTGCGCGTCTCGGATGCCGAGGGCAAGCTGGTGGCCGAAGGTCAGCGGCTGGATGGCATGCAGACCAGCCTGGACGGCAAGGCGACCTCGGCCGCCCTGCAGCAGGTCACCAGCCGTGTCACCGCGACCGAAGGTAAGAACGCCACTCAAGACCAGCAGATCAGCTCGCAGAGTTCTGCCATCGTCTCGCTCACCGACAGCGTGGCCAAGAAGGCCGAAGTCTCGACCGTGCAGGCCCTTAGCAACGTGGTGAACCAGCAAGGTCAAGACCTCGCTGCGCAGGGGCAGTCGCTGGTCAGCATCAATGCTGCTCTGCCGACGATGGGCGGAGAGAACCTGGTCTACAACCCCTCGTTCGAGCGACAAACCGATAACAATGGCGTTGCCCAGGCATGGTGGCACGACCGGTCGAGCAACGTCGGCAGCAGCGTGCCGTCGCTGGTCCCCTCGAAGCTTGCCGCAGGTGTCGCGCAGCGTCTTGATGTCACCGACATTCCCACCAATGGCTGGGCCCGGGTTTATCTGCGGGCGTCGCTCAAAGCGATCAAAGTCCGGCCGGGCGCCGTTTACACCGCCTCGGTGTACATGCGGGGCACTGCAGGGCTGCGGATTTTGGCCCAGGTGTATAGCCGAGACGCGGCCGGGGTCAACAGCGTTTCATGGCCAGGCAACCGAGTCGACGCAGCCGAGACATGGCAGCGGGTATCGGTGACCTTCACCGCCACCGACCAGACCGTCGACGTCTGGCCAGCGGCGGTTGTCTATGGTGGGGCCGGTGTCACTGCAGGGTTTATCGAAGTCGATCAGTACCAGCTGGAGGAGGGTTCCCAAGCAAGTGGTTGGCGTGACAATGGACAGGTCGAGGCCGGGAACCAGGCGGCCACAGCGGCCGCTGTCGATGCCATGTCCGCCAAGGTGACCCAACAGGGCGCCGACCTGGCCAGCGTGTCGAGCAAGACCACCTCCCTGGAAAACAGCCTGACCACTACCAATGGCAACGTCACGACGGCGCAGCAGGCGGCACAAGCGGCGTCCGACGCGGCCGGTGCCAAGGGCAAGGTGCTGTACCAGTCGACCGCGCCGGCCGTGGCAGATCGCCTGGCCCAGAACCTGTGGATCGACACCACGGGCAATGCCAACACGCCGAAACGCTGGAACGGCAGCACCTGGGTGGCGGTGAGCGACAAGGTGGCCACGGACGCGGCCGCCGCCGCAGCCAGTGCGCTGAGTCAGGTGGCCACCAAGGCAGAAGCGTCGGCCGTGAACTCGCTGACCAACCGGGTGATCAGCGCCGAAGGCACTCTCACCAGCAACAGCAGCGATATCACCCAGCTGAAGAACAGCCTGAGTGCCGCGCAGTCGTTCGTTGCCGGTAAGGCGTGGGAGTTCACCGGCTCGGCCCGGGGATGGTTCGGCACCATCAGTGGCTCGACATTTGTCGCGGGTCCGTTGTTCGCGACTGCCAGCAACTGCCCTAACCTGCAGTGTAACTTTACCCCGACGTTCCCAGGCGCCGAAAACCCGTACTTGCGCATCCGGCTGCGTCGGCGCAACACGGCCCGCGCAGGCGCGCAGATGTATTGGGCGAACGAAGATGGCGGCCTGGCAGAAGCCCGGCGCATGGCCTGGACGATCAACACCGCCACGACCGATTGGCAGGATATCGAGATTGACCTGTCTGGCCACACTGGCTGGACCGGCAAGAATATCTTGGCGATTCGCCTGGACATGATGAGCGCGGCGGACACCACGGGCGAAATGGACATTGCCTACATCGCCGTCGGCCGGCGCTCGGTTGCGGCGTCTGCGGAAGCGGTATCCAGCCTGAGCAGTGCTGTCAGCGACGCAGATGGCAAGCTGACCAGTCAGGGCGGGTCTATCGTCAGCTTGCAAAACGGTCTGACTACGACCAATCAGGGCGTTACCGCTGCCCAGCAAGCGGCGCAGGCGGCCGCGACGGCGGCGGGGGCGAAAGGCGAGGTCATCTATGGATCGACCGCGCCTGCAGCTGACAAGCGCCTGGCGCAAAACCTGTGGATCGACACCACCGGCAACGCCAATACGCCGAAACGCTGGAGCGGTAGCGGCTGGGTCGCGGTGAGCGACAAGGTGGCCACCGATGCAGCTGCAGCAGCTCAATCGGCACTGACGGAAGTGGCCAAGAAAGCTGACGCCTCGACCGTGCAGGCGCTGAGCAACGTGGTCAATCAGCACGGGCAGGATCTGACAGCGCAGGGGCAATCGCTGACAGAGATCAAAGTCTCGATCGGCCAGGCAGGCGGTGAAAACTGGATCTACAACCCGTCGTTTGAAAAACAGGGCTCCAATGGCTTTGCCGAGGGCTGGGCCGCTGCCGGCGCAAGCGGGGTCAACACGACCGCGAGCCTGGTGGCGTCGGCTATGGCCGCTGGCGAGATAGCGCAGCGTATCGATGTGACGGGGATATCAGCGTCTGCCTGGTCCAGAATCGGCAACCCGTCAGCTCGACGGATCGAGGTAACCCCCGGCACGCCGGTCACGATGTCTGCGTTTGTTCGTGGCACGCCCGGGGTCAATGTGCGGTGCGAGATCCAATTCTTGAACAGCGCAGGGGTTGGCATCAGTGGGGTGCCGGTCGCCGCCAATACGCCATTGACCTCAGAGTTTGCCCGGATCTCGCACAGTGTTGTCCCGCCTCAGGGTGCAGTCAGGTGCAATTACTTCGTCACGATTTACGGCACTGCGTCGATCAACGCCGGCTTCATGGAGGTGGACAGAACCCAGATTGAATTCAGCCCCGTCATGACGGGATGGCGCGATAACGGTGCCGTCAACTCGGCCGCTGCTGCTGCCACTTCGACCGCTGTTCAGAACCTCAGTGGCCGAGTGGATCAGACGGAGTCTTCACTGACAGCCCAGTCCGGAGCGGTCGTTTCACTCCAAAATGGGCTGACCACCACCAATGGTAACGTCACGGCGGCGCAGCAGGCCGCTCAAGCCGCCGCAACGGCAGCAGGTGCAAAGGGCGAGGTGATCTACGGAGCTGCTGCGCCGGCGGCTGACAAACGTCTTGCGCAGAATCTGTGGATCGACACCACTGGGAATGCCAACATGCCCAAGCGCTGGAGCGGTTCGGCCTGGGTGCCTGTGACGGATAAAGTGGCCACGGATGCCGCCGCCGCCGCTGCCAGTGCGTTGAGTCAGGTGGCCAACAAGGCAGATGCCTCAGCGGTGCAGGCCCTGACCAACACCGTTTCACAACAAGGCCAGCAGATAACCGCCGATGGCCAGGCGCTTGTCAGTATCAATGCCAACCTTTCACAGCGGCTGGACAACAGCCCCACCAAGGTTTATCAGAGCGTGTTTTCGGACATGGCGCTTGATAAATGGGTTTCCACCAATAGCGGCGCAGGCTCCACCGCGTCGTTCTCGAACGTTGCCGGGAATGCCAGCGGCGCTACCTTGACGTTGAGCGGCGGTGGCAGCAACGCAACCTGGTGGGGGGCTTCGACCCGGAAAATCCGGTTTGACCCAGAGAGGCTTTACAAGCTCACAGTGCGCGTTCAACAGCTCACCCTCGGCAAGGGCGCTCCCGTGACCTATGCGGGGCTTGATGGTTTTGCCGAAGATGGTGTGACGCGCATTACCACCACTGGTACTTCCGGGGTCGGCTCTTCGCATTACGTGGTCATCAATGGCAGGCCTCAGCCACAAGGGGAGTGGGTGACCCACACTTCGTACGTCAAAGGTCACACTGTCGGGAGCGAGACCGGCGGGGCGGGTGCCGGTACCGTTGCAGATCCCAAGCGGATGAAGGCAGGGGTCGCCTGGATATCGCCGATGGTTATCGCGGGTTACAGCATGGTAGGCGGTGACCTGGCGGTGGACTTCTTCACCATTGACGATGTCACCGAGCAGGCGCAAATCGACAGCAATGCGACAGCTACAAGTGCTTTGACCGGGCGGGTAACGTTGACGGAACAGGGGCTGACCAGCGCGTCTGGACAGTTGACCGAGCTGACCAACAGCATCGGTGATGCTGGATCAGAAAACCTGGTGTTCAATCCGTCGTTCGAAAAGGTGGACCCAGGCACCCCAGGCATGGCGGATGGCTGGTGGTATGACGGTACGGCGAGCGGTGGTCGCACGCCTACGCTGGTGCAATCAAGCCTGGCCTCGGGCTTTGCCCAGCGCCTGGATGTGACAGGCCTGACCCCAACGACCTGGGCTCGGGTCTATGTGAAATCGGTGGCCAGGTTTAAACCGGTACCGGGGAAGACTTACACCGCGTCCGTGTACCTGCGCGGCACGCCAGGCCTGCGGATTCTTCCGCAGGTGTACGGGACCAGCGAAGCGGGATCAGGCCTTGAAACTTGGCCAGGGGCCCGGGTGGATGCCACTGAATCCTGGGTCCGGTTGTCTGTGACCTTTACCCCTGGTTCCGCCACCGCCAGGATCTATGCGGCATTCGTCGTGTATGGCGGCGCTTCGGTCAGTGGTGGTTACATTGAGGCCGATCGCTACCAGATCGAGGAGGGCAGCCGTGTCACGGGCTGGAGGGACAACGGACAGGCCATGAGCGCCCAGCAGTCCGCGACGTCTGCGGCTGTCGAATCGCTTACCTCTACCGTCTCGCAGCAAGGCAGCACGCTGTCCAGTGTGGGGAGCCGCACCACCAGTCTGGAAAACAGCCTGACTACTACCAATGGCAACGTCACGGCGGCGCAGCAGGCGGCACAAGCGGCGTCCGACGCGGCCGGTGCCAAGGGCAAGGTGCTGTACCAGTCGACCGCGCCGGCCGTGGCAGATCGCCTGGCCCAGAACCTGTGGATCGACACCACCGGTAACGCCAACACGCCGAAACGGTGGAATGGCAGCACCTGGGTGGCGGTGAGCGACAAGGTGGCCACTGATGCTGCCGCCGCAGCGGCCGCAGCCAATGCCCTGGCTGCGACCAAAGCGGATGCGTCGGCGGTGAACCTGCTGACCAACCGTGTCAGCAATGCCGAAGGCGTGCTCAGCAGCCAGAGCAGCGATATCACCCAGCTCAAGAACAGCTTTGGCACTGCCCAGCCATTCGTGGCGGGCAAGGCCTGGGAGTTCATCGGCTCTACTCAAGGATGGGTAGGCACCATCGCCGGTTCGACCTTCACCGCTGGCCCGCTGTTCGCCACGGCGAGCAAATGCCCGAACCTGCAGTGCAACTTCACCCCGGCGATTGCCGGCGCCGAGAATCCTTACCTGCGCATCCGGCTGCGTCGACGCAATACCACCCGCGCGGGAGCCCAGATGTATTGGGCGAACGAGGATGGCGGCCTGGCCGAAGCTCGCCGCATGGCGTGGACCATCAATCTGACCACCAACGATTGGCAAGACATTGAGTTTGACCTGTCTGGCCACGCCGGCTGGAACGGGAAAAACATCATCGCCATTCGCCTGGACATGATGAACGCGGTGGACTCGTCAGGTGAAATCGACGTTGCCTACATCGCGGTTGGCCGCCGCTCGGCGGCTGCCTCGGCGCAGGCGGTGGCTAGCCTGGAGAGCAACGTTACCCAGCAGGGCGGCAAGCTCACCGCCGAGGGGCTGCGAATCGATGGGCTTTATACGTCGGTGGGCGATGCCAACGCGGCGATTCAGAACGAAGCCAAAGCCCGGGTTGATGGGGATGGGGCGCTGAGCAAGCAAATCCAGACCACCCAGGCGTCGCTGGGCACGACCAATGCGGCTGTGCAGCAGGTTGCGACGGCTCAGGCGAACATGAAGGGAATGCTCAACGCCCAGTACACCCTGCGGGTGCAGGTTAATAACCAGTACGGTGTTCATCATTTCGCAGGATTTGGCATCGGAATCAACGAACAAAACGGCGTTGTTCAGTCCGCTTTTGCTGTCTATTCCGACCAGTTCATTTTGCTGAATGCGAATGGCGGTGGGCTCTCGTCACCGTTCTCTGTCGTGGGTGGTCAGACATTTATTGCTGACGCGTACATTCGGAGCGCCAGTATTGGCAACGCGAAGATCGCAGACGGTGCCATCACGGCCGCCAAGATCGGGGTGGCCGAAATTGACACGCTGCGCATCCGTGGCAACGCCGTCACGGTGCCGGTATCGGCTAATAACCCCGGGAATGTGCTCGGCGTCGGTGTAGGTCAGTGGCAAAACCTGATCGCCATCGGCGTGCAAATGGACGAGGGTGGATTCATCACTGCCCAGTACAGCTGTTATCAAGGGTTTGGCAGCGGTATCCGTAAATACATGTTCCAGATGGATATCAACGGCTTGGTGATCGCTCAAGGTGGCGGCGACTGGGCGGATGGTTTCCCCAACCTGATGGGATCGATCGGTGTGGGTCCGGGTTACTTCGTCATCACGGTGAAGTGGTGGGGGGAGAACTCGGGGGTAGGCGTTCAGAACCACACCCTTTACGCAATGGGAACCAAACGATGAGCAGCATTGAGCACTATGTAGCCTATGAGACTGACGGCCGGATTGTGTTTGCCGTCAGCTGCCCGCCCGAGCACGGCAAGAAGATCATCAGGCTAAACACCGATCGCCCCTACATCCAGGTGGCCACCCCGGCACGTCCGGCCGAGCACTTTGTGTTGGGCCAGATGCTCAAGGAGCGCCCCCAGATGGGGGCGGTTATCCAGGGGCACTGGTTAAAGGGCGTGCATGAAGGTGCCGCCGTCAACATCGAGAGTGAAACCTACACCGCTGACGGCAGTGACATCGAGCTGGAATTCTCGGCGCCGGGTACCTATCAAGTCACGGTCAGCCTTTGGCCCTACCGCGACCAGGAGTTCACCTTTGAAAATTCAGCATAAGAGCGACCACACCAAGCGCCGTGCGGCCGAGTATCCGCCGGTGGAGGAACAACTGGACATGCTGTGGCATGCCATGAATCAAGGGCATATGCCCAAAGCAGAACCGTTTTTCTCGACCCTGCAGCAGATCAAGCAGCAATACCCCAAGGCTTGAACCCAAGCCAACTACCCAATGCCCGCCATCGAGCGGGCTTCTTTTTGTCTGGAGATTGACCCATGCCTTTCGTAGCCATCAACGCAACCAACCTGTACGACGCCGCCAACCTGATTCCGTACGCCACCCAGGAGCAGGCCGACACCCGCGCCCGGGAAATCCTGCAGCAGTTCCCTGCCGCCCAGGTGCTGGTGGCCAAGGTGCTCAGCGAGTACCGGGCCACCGTGACCGTAACTGTTCAGGATCCGGCTGAGCCGGAGGCTGAAGCTCCTGCCGCCTGACATAGCTGACCCCTACCAAGCCCGCCAAGTGCGGGTTTTTTTTTGCCTGGAGAAAACCCAAATGCGAACATCGCAACGCGGCTTGAGCCTCATCAAGTCGTTCGAGGGCCTGCGCCTGCAGGCCTATCAGGATTCAGTAGGTGTCTGGACCATTGGCTACGGTGCTACCCGCGGCGTGAAGGCCGGCATGAAGATCAGCAAGGAGCAGGCCGAGCGCATGCTGCTGAACGACGTACAGCGCTTCGAGCCAGAAGTGCAGCGCTTGATCACTGTTCCGCTGAGCCAAAACCAGTGGGACGCCCTGATGAGCTTCACCTACAACTTGGGTGCGGCGAATCTCGAATCGTCCACGCTCCGCCAGTTGCTGAATGCTGGCAACTACGCATCTGCTGCAGAGCAGTTCCCGCGCTGGAACAAGGCTGGCGGGCAGGTGCTGGCCGGCCTGGTCCACCGGCGGGCCGCTGAGCGAGATCTGTTCCTGGGGGCAGCGTGAACGGCTGGGTGCTCTCTGGAGTGTTAGCGCTGTTGCTGGTGACCCACTGGGCGGCGTACGAACACGGTCGATCGGTTGAACTTGCCCAGGCTGACCAGAAATCAGCGAAACGGGACAGCGGCGACCGACTCGCCGAAGTGATTGGCGAGCGCGCGGCGCGTCTGGAAGAACACCGCAGCACAGATGCGCAACAAGAGGCGAGGGTAAAAGGCTATGAAGAAAGAAAGGTTGCTGATGCTGGCGCTGCTGACGCCGATGCTGCTGGCCAGCGGTTGCGCCACGAAGCCGGAAAGCTCGCTTCCACCGTCAGTTGCTCCGGCACGGATACCGCCGCTATCGCCCGAGGCCAGGCAGCCACCCGCGCCGCCATGGTGCTCTCCGAGCTGCTCTCACGGGCTGATGAACGAGCGGGAGAGTTGGCGCGGGCTTTTGACCGGGCACGAATAGCAGGCCAGCAGTGCGAGCGAGAGTACGACTCGTTGGTAAGGCGGGCACCGCGATCATAGCTCTGCTTGGAGGGGCGTGACCATGCGGTAAAAAAGAAGTGAATTTTTCGCCCGCTTTGTAGCTCCATTGACGGTGATTCTATGGAGGAGAGTCCAATGGCAGAGCACAAACTTTACATAATTGAGTATGAGCTTCACGGTGATTACCGGACGTTCATCATCCGGCAGGAGCGAATGGACAACGTTGAGGCTTGGCATTGGGCGAGTTGCGATGCCGGAGTTGGCGTAATTCCCAGGTTCGGTCAGCACAACATCAAGAAGGTCAGTCGCCCAATGGCTGAGCGCTATGGGATATCCAAGGTGCGGTGGCGCCCTAGTGGGCAAGGCCCTGAGTTTGTGGCGCCTGCGATTGATATGAAGAGGTTTTCCGCCGCTCCTTGAAGTCCGCAGCCCTGAGAGGGTTTGCCAGGGCGGCATCCGCCCTGGTGCTCCCAATTGATGCGGCCAAATGCCGCCATCGACCGATGATTCTGAACCTGAAACACTCAGAGCTTCGTCGTAGCTGGAGAACCAGATGAAAGTCGACACTGATGGGCTGTCATTGTCAGGACTGACTGTATTAGTTGTCGAAGATGATGAGATTCTTCGAACATTGCTGGTAGCAATCTTGGCTGAGATGGAGGCCACGTGTGTGGGGTT from Pseudomonas fortuita carries:
- the gpJ gene encoding TipJ family phage tail tip protein, translating into MGPADHVAITGAKGGSSKPKTPVEAPDSLQSTNIGKILIAVGEGEFDEEPTDRDIYLDNTPIMDASGSVNFPGVRWEWRSGSIEQDYIQGIPAIENETTVNVELRSDNPFARALSNIQLSAVRVRMAWPRLAQQDSSGNTNGYRIEYAIDIATDGGAYVEAHLGAVDGKTTNGYQRSVRVNLPKATSGWMLRVRRITPNANSGTVADTMTIAGYTEIIDQKLRYPNTALLYIEFDAQQFQNIPAVTVKCKAKRWPVPTNYDPVARTYAGVWDGTFKQAWTNNPAFVTYGLCVEDRFGLGKRIKSWMVDKWEMYRIAQYCDQQVPNGQGGQEPRFLCDMNLQGRAEAWTLLRDLSAIYRGMVYWAHGSLFMQADMPRAQDIDYVFTRANVIDGEFVYGGAERNTHYSRALVSYDNPANNYDTDVIPVTDNTLQRRYRDRPVEISAIGCTRASEAQRRGKWALLSNNQDRTVTFKTGMEGRIPLPGYVIPVADELVAGRPNGGRISAAAGRVVTLDRDTPIKAGDRLILNLPNGTAQARTVQSVAGRAVTVTTAYGVQPEPELQWAIDYHDLAVQLFRVLKTTRTQEGEYEITALEFNPSKFAAIDTGAKLDERPISVIPVTTVQPPASVTLSSAHMIDQGLAVSTMTIAWPAVEGAVAYDVEWRKDNGNWVRVQRTGAASVDVVGIYAGAYLARVRAVSAFDSTSIWKSSALTQLNGKEGLPAAVTFLTTESLLFGIGIKWGFPAGAEDTQRTELWYSEGAELDKATKLADLAYPQNEHVMQGLRAGQTFYFWVRLVDRTGNVGPWYPVGGAVVSGQASADAGPILEQIAKQITETELGKELTERIDLIDKNGPGSVNERVGEVRNELNEQIAEVNSSIQSVNDSLTAARDDLQLQINAVDQDVEAAKVALQQQIAAVDQEVDAAKADLQQQINSVSVLAGSLPYNKDKAYSINQGTLGADGKLYQALKAVPKNNPPPNATYWTDVGQAIVTAAGTAARVSKVETDVTTLDGKTTAQATQLNGLQTSLTTINQNVTTAQQAAEAANTLAGGKGKVIIQAAAPAVADRLAQNLWIDTTGNANTPKRWSGSAWVAVTDKAATDAAAAAASALALAQTKADATVVNNLTLRVSDAEGKLVAEGQRLDGMQTSLDGKATSAALQQVTSRVTATEGKNATQDQQISSQSSAIVSLTDSVAKKAEVSTVQALSNVVNQQGQDLAAQGQSLVSINAALPTMGGENLVYNPSFERQTDNNGVAQAWWHDRSSNVGSSVPSLVPSKLAAGVAQRLDVTDIPTNGWARVYLRASLKAIKVRPGAVYTASVYMRGTAGLRILAQVYSRDAAGVNSVSWPGNRVDAAETWQRVSVTFTATDQTVDVWPAAVVYGGAGVTAGFIEVDQYQLEEGSQASGWRDNGQVEAGNQAATAAAVDAMSAKVTQQGADLASVSSKTTSLENSLTTTNGNVTTAQQAAQAASDAAGAKGKVLYQSTAPAVADRLAQNLWIDTTGNANTPKRWNGSTWVAVSDKVATDAAAAAASALSQVATKAEASAVNSLTNRVISAEGTLTSNSSDITQLKNSLSAAQSFVAGKAWEFTGSARGWFGTISGSTFVAGPLFATASNCPNLQCNFTPTFPGAENPYLRIRLRRRNTARAGAQMYWANEDGGLAEARRMAWTINTATTDWQDIEIDLSGHTGWTGKNILAIRLDMMSAADTTGEMDIAYIAVGRRSVAASAEAVSSLSSAVSDADGKLTSQGGSIVSLQNGLTTTNQGVTAAQQAAQAAATAAGAKGEVIYGSTAPAADKRLAQNLWIDTTGNANTPKRWSGSGWVAVSDKVATDAAAAAQSALTEVAKKADASTVQALSNVVNQHGQDLTAQGQSLTEIKVSIGQAGGENWIYNPSFEKQGSNGFAEGWAAAGASGVNTTASLVASAMAAGEIAQRIDVTGISASAWSRIGNPSARRIEVTPGTPVTMSAFVRGTPGVNVRCEIQFLNSAGVGISGVPVAANTPLTSEFARISHSVVPPQGAVRCNYFVTIYGTASINAGFMEVDRTQIEFSPVMTGWRDNGAVNSAAAAATSTAVQNLSGRVDQTESSLTAQSGAVVSLQNGLTTTNGNVTAAQQAAQAAATAAGAKGEVIYGAAAPAADKRLAQNLWIDTTGNANMPKRWSGSAWVPVTDKVATDAAAAAASALSQVANKADASAVQALTNTVSQQGQQITADGQALVSINANLSQRLDNSPTKVYQSVFSDMALDKWVSTNSGAGSTASFSNVAGNASGATLTLSGGGSNATWWGASTRKIRFDPERLYKLTVRVQQLTLGKGAPVTYAGLDGFAEDGVTRITTTGTSGVGSSHYVVINGRPQPQGEWVTHTSYVKGHTVGSETGGAGAGTVADPKRMKAGVAWISPMVIAGYSMVGGDLAVDFFTIDDVTEQAQIDSNATATSALTGRVTLTEQGLTSASGQLTELTNSIGDAGSENLVFNPSFEKVDPGTPGMADGWWYDGTASGGRTPTLVQSSLASGFAQRLDVTGLTPTTWARVYVKSVARFKPVPGKTYTASVYLRGTPGLRILPQVYGTSEAGSGLETWPGARVDATESWVRLSVTFTPGSATARIYAAFVVYGGASVSGGYIEADRYQIEEGSRVTGWRDNGQAMSAQQSATSAAVESLTSTVSQQGSTLSSVGSRTTSLENSLTTTNGNVTAAQQAAQAASDAAGAKGKVLYQSTAPAVADRLAQNLWIDTTGNANTPKRWNGSTWVAVSDKVATDAAAAAAAANALAATKADASAVNLLTNRVSNAEGVLSSQSSDITQLKNSFGTAQPFVAGKAWEFIGSTQGWVGTIAGSTFTAGPLFATASKCPNLQCNFTPAIAGAENPYLRIRLRRRNTTRAGAQMYWANEDGGLAEARRMAWTINLTTNDWQDIEFDLSGHAGWNGKNIIAIRLDMMNAVDSSGEIDVAYIAVGRRSAAASAQAVASLESNVTQQGGKLTAEGLRIDGLYTSVGDANAAIQNEAKARVDGDGALSKQIQTTQASLGTTNAAVQQVATAQANMKGMLNAQYTLRVQVNNQYGVHHFAGFGIGINEQNGVVQSAFAVYSDQFILLNANGGGLSSPFSVVGGQTFIADAYIRSASIGNAKIADGAITAAKIGVAEIDTLRIRGNAVTVPVSANNPGNVLGVGVGQWQNLIAIGVQMDEGGFITAQYSCYQGFGSGIRKYMFQMDINGLVIAQGGGDWADGFPNLMGSIGVGPGYFVITVKWWGENSGVGVQNHTLYAMGTKR
- a CDS encoding lysozyme, whose translation is MRTSQRGLSLIKSFEGLRLQAYQDSVGVWTIGYGATRGVKAGMKISKEQAERMLLNDVQRFEPEVQRLITVPLSQNQWDALMSFTYNLGAANLESSTLRQLLNAGNYASAAEQFPRWNKAGGQVLAGLVHRRAAERDLFLGAA
- a CDS encoding DUF2514 domain-containing protein; this translates as MNGWVLSGVLALLLVTHWAAYEHGRSVELAQADQKSAKRDSGDRLAEVIGERAARLEEHRSTDAQQEARVKGYEERKVADAGAADADAAGQRLRHEAGKLASTVSCSGTDTAAIARGQAATRAAMVLSELLSRADERAGELARAFDRARIAGQQCEREYDSLVRRAPRS
- a CDS encoding DUF6555 family protein produces the protein MAEHKLYIIEYELHGDYRTFIIRQERMDNVEAWHWASCDAGVGVIPRFGQHNIKKVSRPMAERYGISKVRWRPSGQGPEFVAPAIDMKRFSAAP